A window from Halomicrobium urmianum encodes these proteins:
- a CDS encoding polysaccharide deacetylase family protein → MGDIDVAIGVDVDAVAGWLGSYGGEDSRADLSRGLSAGNEGVPRMLTVFENEGIDTSWYVPGHTLETFREEIQAVADAGHELGIHGYSHENPSDLSREQEAAIIEASIELIEDVTGERPVGHRASWWEFSENTADLLDEYDFLYDSSLMESEFEPRQVRTGDSWEKIDYDAEAESWMEPYEYGEELDVVEVPISWYRDDIPPMLFIKHPYYNTGYADPETMHEKYYKAQFDYLYDRRGAGVYTLTIHPDVYGKPHMIPLLEDFIRYVKDHDRAEFKTVEDVARKYQEDPSVYEPEGEFV, encoded by the coding sequence ATGGGAGACATCGACGTGGCGATCGGCGTCGACGTGGACGCCGTCGCCGGATGGCTCGGTTCGTACGGCGGCGAGGACTCGCGGGCAGACCTCTCGCGGGGGCTCTCGGCCGGCAACGAGGGCGTCCCGCGGATGCTCACCGTCTTCGAGAACGAGGGGATCGACACCTCGTGGTACGTGCCGGGACACACCCTGGAGACGTTCCGCGAGGAGATCCAGGCCGTCGCCGACGCCGGTCACGAGCTCGGGATCCACGGGTACTCCCACGAGAACCCGAGCGACCTCTCGCGCGAGCAGGAGGCCGCCATCATCGAGGCCTCGATAGAGCTGATCGAGGACGTGACCGGGGAGCGACCGGTCGGCCACCGCGCCAGCTGGTGGGAGTTCAGCGAGAACACGGCCGACCTGCTCGACGAGTACGACTTCCTCTACGACAGCAGCCTCATGGAGAGCGAGTTCGAGCCCCGGCAGGTACGGACGGGCGACAGCTGGGAGAAGATCGACTACGACGCCGAGGCCGAGAGCTGGATGGAACCGTACGAGTACGGCGAGGAACTCGACGTCGTCGAGGTACCGATCAGCTGGTACCGCGACGACATCCCTCCGATGCTGTTCATCAAGCACCCCTACTACAACACCGGGTACGCCGACCCCGAGACGATGCACGAGAAGTACTACAAGGCCCAGTTCGACTACCTCTACGACCGCCGCGGGGCCGGGGTCTACACGCTCACCATCCACCCCGACGTCTACGGGAAGCCCCACATGATCCCCCTGTTGGAAGACTTCATCCGGTACGTCAAGGACCACGACCGCGCCGAGTTCAAAACGGTCGAGGACGTCGCCCGGAAGTACCAGGAGGACCCGTCGGTGTACGAGCCCGAAGGCGAGTTCGTCTGA
- a CDS encoding asparaginase, translating to MPPTITVLGTGGTIASTEGEAGATPTLSAEELLDAVPEIREHAKLTTEQVAQVPSFEMDFETLADVRRAVRDAAGAADGIVVTHGTDTMEESAYYLDLTLDVDAPVVFTGAQRPADELSSDGPANLLTAVRAATDERVRDAGGVYVAFDEELHAARGVTKAHTRKLAGFASPESGPVASFTREDVRFHREPGSRSGSIPVDRGNAEGGREEADAEPTVEMVKSAVGVDGGGIQRAVERGADGVVLEATGAGNATGPIGDAVAAAIDEGVPVVVTSRSYEGPVAPIYGTPGGGQTIRDHGAIFAGDLPAHKARLKLRLALGETTDVEELRAHFEDD from the coding sequence GTGCCACCCACTATCACTGTTCTGGGAACCGGCGGGACCATCGCGTCCACGGAGGGCGAGGCGGGCGCGACGCCGACGCTCTCGGCCGAGGAGCTACTCGACGCCGTGCCGGAGATCCGGGAGCATGCCAAGTTGACGACCGAGCAGGTCGCACAGGTCCCGAGCTTCGAGATGGACTTCGAGACGCTCGCGGACGTGCGGCGGGCCGTGCGCGACGCGGCCGGAGCGGCCGACGGAATCGTCGTCACCCACGGTACCGACACGATGGAGGAGTCGGCCTATTACCTCGACCTGACGCTCGACGTCGACGCGCCCGTCGTGTTCACGGGCGCCCAGCGCCCCGCCGACGAGTTGAGCTCGGACGGCCCTGCCAACCTGCTGACCGCGGTCCGCGCCGCGACCGACGAGCGGGTCCGCGACGCCGGCGGCGTCTACGTCGCCTTCGACGAGGAGCTCCACGCCGCCCGGGGCGTCACGAAGGCCCACACCCGGAAACTCGCGGGCTTCGCGTCCCCGGAGTCCGGGCCCGTGGCGTCGTTCACCCGCGAGGACGTCCGCTTCCACCGCGAGCCGGGGAGCCGGTCGGGGTCGATTCCCGTCGACCGGGGGAACGCTGAGGGAGGTCGAGAGGAAGCGGACGCAGAACCGACTGTGGAGATGGTCAAGAGCGCCGTCGGAGTCGACGGCGGCGGGATCCAGCGCGCGGTCGAGCGCGGTGCCGACGGCGTCGTGCTGGAGGCGACGGGCGCCGGCAACGCGACGGGACCCATCGGCGACGCGGTGGCAGCAGCTATCGACGAGGGAGTTCCCGTCGTCGTGACCTCGCGGTCTTACGAGGGCCCCGTCGCGCCGATTTACGGCACGCCCGGGGGCGGACAGACGATCCGCGACCACGGCGCCATCTTCGCCGGCGACCTGCCCGCTCACAAGGCGCGGCTGAAGCTCCGCCTCGCGCTCGGCGAGACGACGGACGTCGAGGAGCTGCGGGCGCACTTCGAGGACGACTGA